The stretch of DNA ataaaataaaacaaatacaaattaaaaatatctattaataatttttgtattagtttgattttatatttgaataaatgaaaataattattaatttctttttcaagttATATTGAGCTAAGCATACTTAATAATTCCTCAAAGTTAAGTGTAAGTTATGGTtaagggaaatgaagaaaattgcAGATTTAGTAAAATATGGCTGTTAGCTATAAGTTCACAATTCGTTGTATCTTGACAAATTCATATATCTTGAAATCAAAGCAAAATTTCTGTTTAACCACCTTTCTATCTTTTCATCAATTATCTTTTACTTCCAGAaccaatactaataatttaatgcTCTGCACAATAGTAAAGTGTCAAGTAGTATACAGATtatattttcttgattttcttttGACACATCACTTGGAACAGCTTTTGCTACTACCGACACATTTGTTTGAGaaccttttatttttgtctGTAGGCAACTACTGAATTTGAACCTTTCTGGAACTTTGGCACCAGAGATCGGCAACTTGTCTTATTTGGAAATAGTGTAAGGCAGTAGCTGCATTATGTTTCTAATGCAACCTGTCACATATGAACTCTTCAATTTTGCAATTTCTAGCTTCaacttttgtaaaatatatagatTCTTTTGAATATTTCCATTCTGCTTGCAATTGCTTCCTCTAGTACtggttttaattttcatttttgaaagggACTTTATGTGGAATGACATTACTGGGAGTATACCGAAGGAGATTGGCAATATCAAAACTTTGAAACTCTTGTAAGTTTACTCATCTATCTTGGCCAGCATGCAGGACCATGGTTAATAAACATTAGTGCATGATCAAACACATCTTGAATAAAATGAGAGTAGTGTTTCTTAGGAAGTTGAAGTCAAACACCTGTTTCTATAGGACTGAAATTGAATTCAATTGGTTGCATAAGTAAAAGGCTGGTATTTTGACACAGAGCTACAATATTTCTGCTCTCTTtcttatcaaataaaatttttgcaGACTCCTGAGTGAAAATAAACTAACAAATGATCTGCCTGATGAGCTTGGCCATCTTCCAGCGCTGGAGAGAATGCAAATTGATGAGAACATTATTACAGGATCCATACCACTATCATTTGCAAACCTGAACAGCAAAAAACACTTGTAACATTCTTTATGATTATTACTACAGTTTTAAAAACTACCACTCTTGCAACTTGAACTCTTTGATTTATCTACCTTTTACTTTCTTagcaagaaaatgaaagaaaataatgcCTTCTCTTTTTTCCCAATGGAGCAGCCACATGAACAACAATTCACTTAGTGGACAAATCCCAGCACAGCTTTCCCAATTAGGAAGCCTTATTCACCTGTCAGTGTTATTGGTGACATGATTGAAGTCACTGACATATTTTTCTGACTTTTATTTCATCCTTCATTTTCACCTTTGTTAACAAGATGTATCTTTGGAATGCAGTCTTCTTGACATCAATAACTTGACAGGAAATCTCCCATCCGAGCTCTCTGAGATGCCAAGCTTAACGATACTGTATGATTGATTATTGTGTTAAATAAGGTTGCATTCATGTCTTTGAGTTCATTTAGTTATCAATTTGTTTTGGATGAATAGAGCGCATATTCTTTATGTATGTTCATGCACATCTTGCTTCTCTTCCTCTGGTTTTTAATCTCTCATTAGATACTTTCATTCTTTCTgacaaaaatgttttatttatttcattcacTGTGAAGTGATTccaaactattattttaaatcagAATTGCAAGAAGAGAAATTCTAAAGTTGATACTAAAAACCTCAGAAGAAAATTTCTAAAATCATAATATTGGAAAGTTCCAATTTCTGTTATTGTACTTTTAGACCCTTttgttttataatgtttttgtttctacAGTGTTAGCTGAACTTGAATCAATAAATACGTCTtctgaataaataaatattttaagtaactTTTGGATCTTCTTGTTATTGCAGTCAACTCGATAACAATAACTTCGAAGGAAGTAGCATACCAGAATCTTATGCCAACATGCCAAAATTGTTGAAATTGTAAGTGCATTGTGATTTTGTGTTTGCATGTACATCACCATCATGCTTAACAAAATTTCTTgtctcaaacaaaatatttagttCTATGAAGAGAAATGACCAGAGTGTAAGGTTGATGGTCCATACGTTCTTACT from Vigna unguiculata cultivar IT97K-499-35 chromosome 8, ASM411807v1, whole genome shotgun sequence encodes:
- the LOC114195098 gene encoding probable LRR receptor-like serine/threonine-protein kinase At1g06840, with product MAGATNNFSDSARIGQVVAIKRAQEGSLQGEKEFLTEIELLSRLHHRNLVSLIGYCDEKGEQVHVRNQKLCVTESNFLFPILPHWQLLNLNLSGTLAPEIGNLSYLEIVDFMWNDITGSIPKEIGNIKTLKLLLLSENKLTNDLPDELGHLPALERMQIDENIITGSIPLSFANLNSKKHFHMNNNSLSGQIPAQLSQLGSLIHLLLDINNLTGNLPSELSEMPSLTILYD